GGCCGAATCTTCGGCATCCCCAAGGACGACATCAGGCGGTCCTTTGTGGAGATCAACAATGAACTGGTGAGATCGGAGACCAGAAAGGCGCCCCCCACGCGCATCCTTATTCTAATGCCGCACTGCATTCAGAGGGACGTCTGCCCCTACCGGATTACGACGGACGTGCAGAACTGCAGGCATTGCGGAAAGTGCGATTTCTCCGAATTGACCAAAATAGCGGAGGCAATAGGTGTGCAGATGACCGTTGCCACCGGCGGTTCACTTGCCCGGAGGGTTGTCATCGAGGCGAGGCCGCAGCTCATCGTAGGAATCGCATGTGAGAGGGATCTTTCAAGCGGCATTGCCGACACCTATCCCATTCCGGTTATCGGCGTTCTCCTGGACAGGCCCGAGGGGCCGTGCATCAATACACGTGTCAGTGTCCAGAAAGTCAGAGAAGCCCTGAACTATTTCCTTGAGGAGGATTCCATATCCAGTGAAATCGAAGCCGGGCAGAAAACGGCCTCCTGAGGGAGCAAGGTACTCGGCATGGAAGATCCTCGACGAGTGGGAGGAGGGGAAGTCATCCCTCGAATCCATTCGTGAGAGGAGTTTCGCCCATTCCCTCCTGTCCGCCAGGGACAGGGCGCTTGTAATGGAACTGACCCAGGGCGTTGTCCGCCATCGGCTTCTGCTTGATCACCGCATAGACGCCCTGCTGGACAAACCCAAAAACCAGCTTCCTGAACAGGTTCGCAACCTTCTGCGGCTCGGTATATATCAGATCATTTTTCTTCAGAAAATCCCCATCCACGCCGCTGTGAATGAGATCGTCCGCGCTACCAAGAAGACAAGATACGCCGGGTTAACTCCGCTGGTAAACGCCGTGCTCAGGCGGGCCTCCACTGCTCCGCAGACTTCCATGCCCGACCCGGGGATGGATCCGGCGGGGCACATGTCACTGGTGAATTCAATGCCCCGTTGGCTGGTGGATCGCCTCATCGACCAATGGGGAATTTCTGAAACCCGCCGGATCCTCCAGGCAACCAACCACCCGGGCCCCATGGCCATAAGGGTCAACACCCTCAAAACGGACAGAGACAGCCTTCTGGAGGAGCTGGATTTACTTGGCTTGCCCGCCAGGCCCGGACGCATCTCCCCCGATGCTATTTTGATCGAGAGAGGCATTGCACCACTGACCCTTTCACCCTTTCGGGAAGGACGTTGTACCGTCCAGGACGAGGGGGCCCAGCTGATTGCCCCTCTTCTGAATCCTGAACCGGGGGAGATCATGGTCGACGCATGTGCGGCCCCCGGGGGAAAAGCAGGCCACCTTGCCCAGATTATGGGCGGCAGCGGTTCAGTCATCGCGGTGGATCGGAGCTCCGGCCGTCTACAACAGATGACGAGACAGGCCCTTGCCCGTCTGGGGATCAACTCGGTACACCTTCTTGCCGCCGATGTCCGAAGTTTTCCCCGGTTATTCTCCTGCCCGCCGGACAAGATTCTCCTTGATGCACCTTGCTCGGGCACCGGCGTTATAAGACGTCACCCTGAGGGAAAATGGAGAAAAGACCCTGAGGGCATCGTAGATCTCATACGCATGCAGAACGTGCTATTAAAGGCCGCCGGCGACTGTCTCGCTCCAGGTGGAAGGCTTCTTTATTCGACATGTTCCATTCTTCAGGAGGAAAACGAGGAGGTCGTGACCAGGTTCCTGGAGGAGGCCGATTTCATGCTGGAGGATCTCAGGGTCCGTTTCGGCGATCTGGGCCCGAGCCTTTTTACGTCCAGAGGTGAGCTGAGAACCTGGCCGCAATTACATAACTGCGATGGTTTTTATGCGGCCATGCTGGTTAAAAAAACACGCTGGGCGGGATAACCTCATGAATCGTTTCGGCATCCTGGGCAAGATTCTTCTGTTGGCATCGGCGATGGTTCTGGTTACGGTCCTGAGCGCCTGGGTGATATTCACATTCCTGACACGCGGCGGAGAGGTGACCGTTCCTGACGTGAAGGGCCAGGAAATGGGCGCCGCCCTCGAAATACTGAGCCGACAAAAGTTGGGCCTCAGCATCGCCGCAACTGACTATGACGCATCCGTCCTGCCCGAACATGTAATCTCCCAGGACCCTGACGCCGGGGTCAGAACCAGGAAAAACCGTATCATCCGGGTTGTGATGAGTCTGGGAACCCGTACCGTGCATGTGCCGAATCTGGCAGGCCTGAGCCTGAGAAGGGTTGAGCTCCAGCTCTCCCAATCCGGCCTCAAGGTTGGAAAAGTCGCAAGGGCTCATCTCGCCGAAACCGACTCTGGTACTGTTATTTCCCAGGCGCCGCTTGCCGGGGTATTCGCAGCCCGGGGCCAGGAAGTGGATGTCCTCCTCAGCGAGGGCGCACCGGTCCTGACATATCTTCTCCCCGACCTCACCGGTTTTCCGGTGGAGGACGTTCTGGCAACAATCCGGGCCTGGGGGCTGAAGGCCGGTCGTATCAATAACATTGAATCCACCGACTTACCACCCGGTACCGTCACCGCAACTCATCCCCTTCCCGGTAGCGCCGTTCAAGAGGGCCAGACCGTCAACCTCACCGTCACGACCCTCCCAAAACCCGGTAAAACATTTCCGATAGTCCTTTATCAGTATGTCTCTCCACCGGGTTTCATTCCCCATCACCTCCGGCTCGTCCTGTCCGCCGGGCAGGGGGCTTCGGAGGTATTCAGCCAGATGATCGAGCCCGGAACCTCAGTGACAATTCCCGTCCCGGTCCCTCGGACCGGAATCCTGAGAGCCTACGTGGACGGATCGCTGCTTGAGGAAAAAGACGTTCCCTGATAGTAAGGGAAAGGGGGGGGAACAGAGACCAGGGTCCAGAGCAGGGTGTGCCAGACACAACGATGGAAACCATTTGCTGGAGAAGATCATGAGAAGCGGGGAAGTCCTCATTGCTCCATCCATCCTTTCCGCCGACTTTTCCCGGCTGTGCGAGGAGATACAGGCTGTGGAGGAGGCAGGAGCGGACATCATCCACCTTGACATTATGGACGGCCATTTCGTGCCTAATATCACCATCGGTCCCGTGGTTTTGTCCTCGTTAAGGAAGTGCACCGACCTGCCCTTCGATTGCCATCTCATGATTGAGAACCCCGACCGGTTTATAGAAGCCTTCGCTGACGCCGGCGCTGACATGATAAGCGTCCACCAGGAGGCATGTACTCATCTGGACCGGTCCTTGAACCTCATCAGGGAAAACGGCGCCAAGGCAGGGATAGTGTTCAACCCGGCCACGGGCATGGATCAGCTGCGCTACACGACCGATCTCGTCGATTATATCCTCCTGATGAGTGTTAACCCCGGATTCGGGGGCCAGAAATTTATTCCAGGGAGTTTAGGAAAACTGCGGGATCTGACGAACCTCCTCGATGAATTGAAGATGGATGTTCAGATCGAGATAGACGGCGGCATTCGACCTGAAAATGCCGGAGATGTCATCGAGGCGGGCGCCCGGATTCTCGTGGCAGGATCCGCCATATTTCACAACCCACCTTACGGGGAGGTCATCTCCAGGATGAGGAACCCCGTGCTGGTCGCATAAACAGAAGGTCCAACGTCCAAGGTCCAACGCTATAAACCGGAGCAAAGTCCTTTGGCCTTAGGGGAGAACAGCCCATGAGCTTTTTAAATATTATCTGGATACTTTTCCTCATCTCTGCCTTCTCCCCGCTGGTTGCGCGCCGAGTTCTTGAATCCAGGAGGATCAGCACCCTGCGGAAAATCGAAAACTCCAGGGGCAGCCGTGTAATCGCCCTGATCCACCGCCAGGAGACCCTCAGCCTCTTCGGGTTTCCCCTGATGCGCTATATTGACATACAGGATTCGGAACACGTCATCCGGGCCATCAAGATGACCGACGACTCCATTCCCATCGACATCATCCTTCACACTCCAGGTGGGCTGGTGCTGGCTTCGGAGCAGATTGCCCACGCCATCCTGGGGCATCCATCCAAGGTAACCGTGTTCATCCCCCACTACGCCATGTCCGGCGGCACCCTGCTGGCCCTGGCTGCCGACGAGATCTGCATGGATGAAAACGCGGTCCTCGGGCCCGTTGACCCCCAGGTGGGGAAATATCCCGCGGCCTCCATCATCCACGCTTCGGAAAGTAAACCTGTCGACAAGGTGGACGACGAGACGCTCATCCTGGCGGACATAAGCCGCAAGGCCATGAAACAGGTTAACCGATATGTTACCAGGATCCTTGAGGGCAAAATGAAGAAGCCGGAAGCTCACAAGCTGGCCAGGGTGCTGACAAGCGGACAGTGGACCCACGATTACCCCATTGCCTTCGACGAAGCCAAGGAGATCGGTCTTCCCGTCTCAGGCGGAGTCCCAGTGGAGGTATTCCACTACATGACCCTCTTCCCGCAGCCTTCGGCCAGACGCCCCTCGGTGCAGTATATCCCCATCCCGTACAGGGAGGCCCCGCATTCGGGCCGGGAGAAGTAAAAGATAGTCCAGAGTCCAGTGTCCAGAGATGAAAACATGTAAAAATACATTGCTGTGTGCCGTGCTCATCATCTTTTCTCTTCCGCTCGGGTGCGGGAAGACAATGGATGAGGATGTGGTCCAGCCTGTCAAGAGTATGTACAATCAGAAGGACGCGACCGCGCTGAAAACGGCTGCCGCCAACGTCCGGCAGGTTCGGTCCGCCCTGATGATATACGCAGCGAATTCCGCAAACAGTGAATACCCCAGTGACACAGATGTATACGACTACCAGTCCCTGGGGGAAATACTGCCTTCAGCAAACCTGCCGCAGGACATTGCCGGCCTGATGTGGGACCCCACCGCCGGAATCAAATACTCCTCCGACGGCGTTTCCTTCACTTTCAAGGTCAGGGCACTGACAAAAAAGAGTGAAATCATCACGGCAACGGTAGCCGGCGTTAAGTGGTGACAGGTCGCGAATGTTTGTCCACTTTAGGGGTCCTTTGGAAGATTGAATCCCTGGAAGACCGGGTGGCCGTAAAGTTCAGTGCAAGGATGGTCCGTTCTCTCGGCAATTGTCGGCCCGATGCCACGTTGATCCGGCTTAACAAGGTCCTCGCGAACGCACGCAACAAAAAAATCTTCAGGGAAGTTCTGTGCCATGAAGCGGCACACGCCGCGGTCTTTCTCCTGTACGGGAAAAGGTGCCGGCCCCACGGACCCGAGTGGCGATCTCTTTTACTAAAAGCCCGTTACAAACCGAGAACGAAAATACCGGAAAATGAAGTTTACGGGCTGCCCCGGGCCAGTCGGAACAATCGTTATTTATACACATACCGCTGCATGAATTGCGGCACTATCTTTCACACAAGAAGGACCGACCGCCGCTGGCGGTGTAAACGCTGCCAACTCAAAGGCCTGAACGGGATCTTAATGCTGGTGAGTCGGGAGTCAACGAAGTTTCGCGAAGTTTAAAACCAGGATATTAGGGTTGGGTTTACTTTGCGCAACTTTGCGGTAAATGGCTTTAAAACCTTATTAGCCGCTGATACACGCTGATAGAACTAAAACTAAACCCCAATCCCGGGGTTAAATCTTTATCCGCGTCCATCTGCGTTCATCCGCGGTAAATGACTTAAGGCTTTGCACGGGATTGCCGTCCGCCTTCGCTTGCCGAGCTTCGCCGCGGTAGACCGGCGCTCAAACCTTTCACCCCCTCCTCTGGTCCTCCCCCCTCAAGGGGGAGGAAGAATATGGGACTGGCCTATTTGACGCTCGCAATGACACCGTTGGACCCTGGACGTTCTTTACCGTTGGACGTGGAACGTTGAACTGTCCCTCTGGACTCTGGACTCCGCAACGCTGGACGCTGGACTTGTTTTACCCCGTTGGAACTGCTTTACCCCGGATACTTAGTGCTCCAGTTCATAATTTCGGTGACGTATTTCATGGTTAGTTCCACTAAGCCGCTATTTTTTGTGTCGTAGGATGTTGATCGATTTTTTTCATGAGTTTGGTTAGATTCTGGCGTGTGAACTTCCATTTAAACGGTTCTGCCAGTTTCTCATAATAATCCTGGAATTTCATTAAGCGGTCTTCGAGATCAGCTAACGATTCAAAATGGTTAGGTGTGAGTACTTTACGCTGAACGATGGAAAAAAAGATTTCAATCTGGTTCAACCAACTGGCATGAACAGGCCCAGCCTTTTCCGCAAAAGCCGGATCACGTGGAAAGATCCAGCTGCGATAATACCAGGGCCGAATGGCATCCGAGTGCAACCAGCGCCACAGCGTGCTTCCGCTGATCTGAGCGACAATGCCCCTCGTAAGAACTTCCCTGTGAATATCGTTGATGCTGAACCGGGACAGGGGAATCCCGTGAATATAGGGAAGCTCACATGCTAACGCTTTTACCTCCACCATCACCTGAGGGGGAAAATTCGGCTGGACGCCCTTTCCTCGGAAGCTCTCGCAGACCTTCGAGCCGTCGCTCGAAAAAACGTTTTCGCCACTTGCTGACAATCTGTCGTGGCGTGTCCAGCCTGGAGGCGATAATGTCATTGGAGAACCCCTGTGCTGCCAAAAGAACGATCTTGGCGCGGATAACATCTCTATATGGTGACGTATATGACCGCGCTTGCTTCTCAAGATGGGCTTTCTCTTTCTGGTCGAGAACAATTACATATGGACTTTTTCTAGGCATAGTTACACCCCCTTATCAAGGTGATAATTATGGCCCGACTTGGTTCATGATGTCAAGTATTATACGTCATTGTATTTAAGAAATCGTGTACTAAGCACCAGGTTCCAGGCACCAGGAACTGCTTTTCCCTACTTCCCCGGCGCGGGGAGGGAATCGATGATCCCGCGGACCTTATCCGCCTGCGGGCCGGAAGGGGAGATTCTGAGGAAGTCCTCGAAGGCGGCCCTCGCCCCGACGGGGTCCTTGAGGTCGTACAGAAGCACCACGCCCAGGTTCATCCTGCTCTGCAGATGGGTAGGGCCAACCTTGATTGCCTCTTTGAACCGGCGGACAGCTTCCCCGGGCTGCCCGTTTCTTCGATACATGACCCCAAGATCGGTCAGGACGTCCGGATTCCCCGGCTTTAAGGCCAAGGCTTTCTCATAGGCGTTGATGGACTTTTTGTACTGATTGCTGTCGAAGTATGCGTTACCCAGCTGGATAAGCGCCCCGACGTTGTTGGGGTTGTTCTGCAGCAGGTTTTTCAGCTCATTTATCTTGAGGGTGTAATTGGCGGAAGGTGGAGGCGCCTGGGGAGGAACCTCCGAAGAAACCACCGAGGTCCCTGCCGGGCGGCTGCCAAAGAGCTTCGGCCCCAGAATGCCGACCATCAAGCCCACTATCAGAGCTGCTATCACAACGATGAAAGTATTCTTGTTTCCCATCTGTGCCTCCAGAACGGTTGTAGTGGACAAGTTTGAGAGTTTGAGCGTTTGATGATACAAAAATCAAAGATAATTCTTCAGTTGGCCTTCAAGCTCCTCCACGGAGTGATAGCCTATCATTTTTCTTACCAATTTACCGTTTCTGTCCACCATGAAAAGGGTGGGAATGGAGGAGATGCCTCCGAAGGCTTCTCTGACCGCGTCGGTTCCAAGGAGAATCTTGTAGGGAATCCGGTGTTCCACCACGAAGGGCCCCAGCGCCTGCAACCCGTCATTGTCGAGGGAGATCCCGAGCACCACGACCCCGCGCGAGGAGTATTTCCTGTGAATCTCGGAAAGAACCGGGATCATCTCCCTGCACGGAGGGCACCACGTCGCCCAGAAATCCACGAGGATGACCTTGCCCCGGTAATCTGAAAGACGGACGATACTGCCGTCCACTGAAGGAAGGGTAAAATTGAGAGCCCCACCGCTCAGTGCCCGGGCTTCCCCTTTTTTGGGACTTCTGTCGCAGGCCGTCAGGAATGCAAGGCCCCCGATAAACACAACGGGTAAAACGAAAAAGAGGATACGCCTCATAAACCAGATTCTCTGCCTTTCAACTTTTCCTCGGCACGCATCAACCTTTTCTCGAGTTTTCGCCTCATTACACCAAGCCTCAGCAGGTAGAACAGAACGGCAGCCCAGATTAAAGTATACGCTGTGGTGAGATAGCTCATTTTACTCATGGATAATCCTCCGTGACAAGTTCTCAATATCCCTTGATGTACTCTCGATTGCCGCACGCTCACGCACAATGGCAAGGGAGAGAAGAATGAACCCGGCAATGCTGATCAAAAGCGGCGGCACCATCCCGGCTGCCAGACCGACATGGCCTTTCCTGATCACTATGGGATGAATCCCCCGCCACCACCGGATGGAAAAGTAGACGATGGGGACGTCCACGAAAGCAAGGGTCCCGTAGACCGCAGACACAACGGCCCCTTTATATCCGGGGATGGCCTGCCTGAGGGCGAGATAGCCTACATACAGGAACCAGAGGATGAGCGTGGTGGTCAGCCGCGGGTCCCACACCCACCATTTTCCCCACACCGGCCGCGCCCAGAGAGGGCCGGTCATAAGGACCAGCGTACAGAAGAGCACCCCTGTCTCCGCAGCCGCCAGCCCCAGTATCTCCCACCTGGGCGCCCTCGTTGCCAGGAAGACAAGCGAAAAAACCAGGACCAAGGTGAACGAGAGGAATGCCGCTGTGGCGCTTCCCAGATGAAAATAGAAGATTTTCTGTACAATCCCCATGCTCTTTTCCACCGGAGCGTAGATAAACACCAGGACCAGGGCCGTCTCAATAAAGAAAAGGGCCGCAAGGGGCAGGGACCAGTCGATTATTTTCTTCATATACACTCTCCAGGCATCGTGACCCTGATGGCGCCTCCCCTTCACTCTTCCACAACCATCGGGAACAGGAGGGTGCCCAGGGAAATGAATATAACGTCGAACGCCATGAGACGTCCAAGCCAGATCCAGGCCAAGCCTGGATCGCCACCGGTAAGGGCGATAGTTGTGCAGCGCACACCACCGACCAGGACGGGAAGACACAGCGGAAACAGGAGAAGGGGCAGGAGCATCTCACGGCTTCTCAGGTGGATGGTCATTGAGGACAGGAGAACCCCCAGGGCCACGAACCCCAGATCCCCGAGAACGAATCCCGCCCACGCGAAAAACACACCCTTTATCGGGGAGAAACCGTAAAGCACAGTGAACACAGGCCATAACAGGGCCTGAAAAACAAGGATGAAGATCAAGGTTGAAAGGCATTTTCCCCAATAGATCTGGACAGGATCCGCAGGGGACAGCAGTAAGCCGTGAAAACAGCCATTCTCCCTCTCCCTGTCGAAGGTACGGCCCAAACCAAGGACGCCGGCAAAAAGGAAGGTTATCCAGAGAACACCGGGAGCCAACTCCGTCAGGGCGGGTGAACCCGCCTGGGCCGAGAGAGAGAAGAGGGTCAGGATCAGAAAGCCAAAGACGGACAGGAGAACGATTACCTCCCGGCCTCTCATCTCAAGGACAAGATCCTTCCACGCAATCGCCATTGCCCCTCTCAAAGACCCTCCTCCATTACGAGACTGAGGTACAGCTCCCTGAGATTGTCTCCCGCCTCGCCCCTGTACCGTATCCGCCCCTTGTGGATAACAACCACTTCGTTCCCCAGCGAACCGGCGGCATCAAGGTCATGCGTCGACAACAGGGTCGCCCTTTTTCCATCGCGAAAGGATGCGAGAATATCCGTAAGTTTTTTCGAGGACCGATAATCCAGACCGCTGAATGGCTCATCGAGAATCAACAGGCTTGGATCATGGAGAAGGGAACGTGCGATTGACAGCCGCTGCTCCATTCCCCTGGAAAAACCGCCAACCAGGTCGTCCCGCCGGTCCCAGAGCCCGATGAGCCGAAGCATCTCCTCCACCCGCGCCGCGGCGCCCCTGACACCGTACAGCCGGCAATAAAGAACAAGATTTTCCTGCGCGGACAACCCGCTGTAGAGCATGGAATCATGAGAAAGATATCCGGTAAGGGCCCGGGCCTCCCGACTGTGTTTAATTTTCTTTCCCTGGAGCCGTACGGTGCCTGAAGTAGGATTAATCCTCCCTGCGAGGACACCGAGCAGGGTGCTCTTGCCGGCGCCATTAGGACCCAGAAGAACGAGGGCCGCTCCCGCCTCCATGTCAAGTCCCACTCCGTTCAGTGCGGCAAGGGGCCCGTAACGTTTGACGATTCCCTCGGCTTTCAGGAAAGCTCCCATCCTAGTCAGGCTCCGATTCATGTCCGTGAGGGACATCTTCATCAGGGCCGGTATCGCTCATGGCCCTTGCCGGTCCCTGGAGGAAAGGCAGGGAAAGTACGATAACCGACACAATGATAAAAAAGAGCATCCAGGTTGTCATCTTGCGACTTTCCTCTCCCGCAAAACCCTCGTGGGAATCCCGCCGGGAAACAGAACGAGCATGGTACCCAATGCAATGATGTACCCGCCGGCCCACAACCATGAGACCATCGGCTCTACCAAAACCCGGAAGCTGGCACGCTCATCCCGATCGTAGCCGGTGAGGGCAACGTAAAGATCCTCTTTCCAGTTTCCCAGGATGGCGACCTCGCTGGTGGGCTGCTTTTCCCGCCCTCCGTAAAATCTCCGTTCGGGGGTCAGGTATCCAAGTGTTTTCCCTTTTCTGTAGACTTTCAGACGTGTTTTGACCGCAAGGCGATCTCTGGACGGTATCCATCCCATTTTCTCATACCGGAGTGTGTATTGTCCTACTTTCATGGACTCTCCCGGGTACAGTGTCGCGATGGCCGCCCGGTTTAAGGTGGCGCCGCTCAATCCCAGAAAAATTACCACTATTCCGATGTGGATGAGGTAACCGCCATAGCGCCTTCGTCCGCCGGCCATAACCCGCCGAAGAGCCCTTGCAATCGGTTTACCTGTATTCTTTCCGTTCGAGATCGCGGAATTAATGCTCTCCTCAATAATTGAGGCAACCACGAATGCGGAAAAGGCTATCAGCAATATACTGATGGGAGCCCTGACACCCACACCCCAGGCCAGGCCCCCTCCCGCCAATACAGCAAAACCAGGAAGAATGAAACGCCGGAGCATGTTCCGAACGGTTGTCCCACCCCAGTCAAGATGGGGGCAGACTCCCATGAGAATCAGAAGCACAATGGCGAGGGGACCTATTATGTGATTGTAAAAGCCGGCTCCCACCGCGACCTTCGTGCCGGTCGTGATTTCAGACACAACAGGCAGCACCGTTCCCCAAAGAACGGTAAACATCATGAGAGTCATGATGAAATTATTCAAGATGAAGCCGCCCTCCTTCCCGGACAGGGACTTGAGATTTGTTTCGGGAAGAAGAAGGGGGCGTCGCCGCCACACGACAGCGACACCCGCCGTTGCTATCAATGTCATAAACACGAGAAAAAATGTGCCGAGGCTGCTCTTTCCGAAGGCATGAACCGAGGAAATAACACCGCTGCGAGTGATGAATGTGCCGAAAATAACCAGAAAGTAGGTAATGATGACCAGAAAAAGGTTCCAGAATTTCAGCATTCCTTTCTTTTTCTGGATTATGACGGAATGCAGGAATGCGGTCACGGTTAACCAAGGCATGAGAGAGGCATTTTCCACAGGATCCCACGACCAATATCCTCCCCAGCCCAGTTC
Above is a window of bacterium BMS3Abin14 DNA encoding:
- the ccmF_2 gene encoding cytochrome c-type biogenesis protein CcmF: MGSAALIVAFPVAIYGMAASLFGAIRHKDEFVRSAGYAVYLNFFLVTAAAVSLLHAFIARDFSLQYVYEYSSRSLSGFYTISAFWAGQEGSLLLWMWLLAFFTALVVFTNRGRYRDLMPWVIHILMLNGVFFLLLLNFVTDPFLAIPGQSPGDGYGLNPLLQNPGMVYHPPALFIGYVGLAIPFAFAMASLLAGRRDDAWITAIRRWTIFSWFFLGAGILLGAQWAYVELGWGGYWSWDPVENASLMPWLTVTAFLHSVIIQKKKGMLKFWNLFLVIITYFLVIFGTFITRSGVISSVHAFGKSSLGTFFLVFMTLIATAGVAVVWRRRPLLLPETNLKSLSGKEGGFILNNFIMTLMMFTVLWGTVLPVVSEITTGTKVAVGAGFYNHIIGPLAIVLLILMGVCPHLDWGGTTVRNMLRRFILPGFAVLAGGGLAWGVGVRAPISILLIAFSAFVVASIIEESINSAISNGKNTGKPIARALRRVMAGGRRRYGGYLIHIGIVVIFLGLSGATLNRAAIATLYPGESMKVGQYTLRYEKMGWIPSRDRLAVKTRLKVYRKGKTLGYLTPERRFYGGREKQPTSEVAILGNWKEDLYVALTGYDRDERASFRVLVEPMVSWLWAGGYIIALGTMLVLFPGGIPTRVLRERKVAR
- the rsmB gene encoding ribosomal RNA small subunit methyltransferase B yields the protein MKSKPGRKRPPEGARYSAWKILDEWEEGKSSLESIRERSFAHSLLSARDRALVMELTQGVVRHRLLLDHRIDALLDKPKNQLPEQVRNLLRLGIYQIIFLQKIPIHAAVNEIVRATKKTRYAGLTPLVNAVLRRASTAPQTSMPDPGMDPAGHMSLVNSMPRWLVDRLIDQWGISETRRILQATNHPGPMAIRVNTLKTDRDSLLEELDLLGLPARPGRISPDAILIERGIAPLTLSPFREGRCTVQDEGAQLIAPLLNPEPGEIMVDACAAPGGKAGHLAQIMGGSGSVIAVDRSSGRLQQMTRQALARLGINSVHLLAADVRSFPRLFSCPPDKILLDAPCSGTGVIRRHPEGKWRKDPEGIVDLIRMQNVLLKAAGDCLAPGGRLLYSTCSILQEENEEVVTRFLEEADFMLEDLRVRFGDLGPSLFTSRGELRTWPQLHNCDGFYAAMLVKKTRWAG
- a CDS encoding photosystem I assembly protein Ycf3 — its product is MGNKNTFIVVIAALIVGLMVGILGPKLFGSRPAGTSVVSSEVPPQAPPPSANYTLKINELKNLLQNNPNNVGALIQLGNAYFDSNQYKKSINAYEKALALKPGNPDVLTDLGVMYRRNGQPGEAVRRFKEAIKVGPTHLQSRMNLGVVLLYDLKDPVGARAAFEDFLRISPSGPQADKVRGIIDSLPAPGK
- a CDS encoding serine dehydrogenase proteinase, encoding MSFLNIIWILFLISAFSPLVARRVLESRRISTLRKIENSRGSRVIALIHRQETLSLFGFPLMRYIDIQDSEHVIRAIKMTDDSIPIDIILHTPGGLVLASEQIAHAILGHPSKVTVFIPHYAMSGGTLLALAADEICMDENAVLGPVDPQVGKYPAASIIHASESKPVDKVDDETLILADISRKAMKQVNRYVTRILEGKMKKPEAHKLARVLTSGQWTHDYPIAFDEAKEIGLPVSGGVPVEVFHYMTLFPQPSARRPSVQYIPIPYREAPHSGREK
- the yxlF_1 gene encoding putative ABC transporter ATP-binding protein YxlF; translation: MGAFLKAEGIVKRYGPLAALNGVGLDMEAGAALVLLGPNGAGKSTLLGVLAGRINPTSGTVRLQGKKIKHSREARALTGYLSHDSMLYSGLSAQENLVLYCRLYGVRGAAARVEEMLRLIGLWDRRDDLVGGFSRGMEQRLSIARSLLHDPSLLILDEPFSGLDYRSSKKLTDILASFRDGKRATLLSTHDLDAAGSLGNEVVVIHKGRIRYRGEAGDNLRELYLSLVMEEGL
- the spk1 gene encoding serine/threonine-protein kinase PK-1 — translated: MNRFGILGKILLLASAMVLVTVLSAWVIFTFLTRGGEVTVPDVKGQEMGAALEILSRQKLGLSIAATDYDASVLPEHVISQDPDAGVRTRKNRIIRVVMSLGTRTVHVPNLAGLSLRRVELQLSQSGLKVGKVARAHLAETDSGTVISQAPLAGVFAARGQEVDVLLSEGAPVLTYLLPDLTGFPVEDVLATIRAWGLKAGRINNIESTDLPPGTVTATHPLPGSAVQEGQTVNLTVTTLPKPGKTFPIVLYQYVSPPGFIPHHLRLVLSAGQGASEVFSQMIEPGTSVTIPVPVPRTGILRAYVDGSLLEEKDVP
- a CDS encoding CcmB protein gives rise to the protein MRGAMAIAWKDLVLEMRGREVIVLLSVFGFLILTLFSLSAQAGSPALTELAPGVLWITFLFAGVLGLGRTFDRERENGCFHGLLLSPADPVQIYWGKCLSTLIFILVFQALLWPVFTVLYGFSPIKGVFFAWAGFVLGDLGFVALGVLLSSMTIHLRSREMLLPLLLFPLCLPVLVGGVRCTTIALTGGDPGLAWIWLGRLMAFDVIFISLGTLLFPMVVEE
- the ccmC gene encoding heme exporter protein C, which codes for MKKIIDWSLPLAALFFIETALVLVFIYAPVEKSMGIVQKIFYFHLGSATAAFLSFTLVLVFSLVFLATRAPRWEILGLAAAETGVLFCTLVLMTGPLWARPVWGKWWVWDPRLTTTLILWFLYVGYLALRQAIPGYKGAVVSAVYGTLAFVDVPIVYFSIRWWRGIHPIVIRKGHVGLAAGMVPPLLISIAGFILLSLAIVRERAAIESTSRDIENLSRRIIHE
- the resA_4 gene encoding thiol-disulfide oxidoreductase ResA; the protein is MRRILFFVLPVVFIGGLAFLTACDRSPKKGEARALSGGALNFTLPSVDGSIVRLSDYRGKVILVDFWATWCPPCREMIPVLSEIHRKYSSRGVVVLGISLDNDGLQALGPFVVEHRIPYKILLGTDAVREAFGGISSIPTLFMVDRNGKLVRKMIGYHSVEELEGQLKNYL
- the rpe gene encoding ribulose-phosphate 3-epimerase gives rise to the protein MRSGEVLIAPSILSADFSRLCEEIQAVEEAGADIIHLDIMDGHFVPNITIGPVVLSSLRKCTDLPFDCHLMIENPDRFIEAFADAGADMISVHQEACTHLDRSLNLIRENGAKAGIVFNPATGMDQLRYTTDLVDYILLMSVNPGFGGQKFIPGSLGKLRDLTNLLDELKMDVQIEIDGGIRPENAGDVIEAGARILVAGSAIFHNPPYGEVISRMRNPVLVA